In Terriglobia bacterium, a single window of DNA contains:
- a CDS encoding PepSY domain-containing protein, giving the protein MRGKIAIVSVLCVLLATSVALAAETKQAKASWTGTIQVTGKHSEAELAKMAKVSMADAEKTALAAIEAKDADKKVTNRELEVEHGYLIYSFDIKVTGKKGIEEVNVDAGDGKVLAREHETSKGEAKEKREEKAK; this is encoded by the coding sequence ATGAGAGGCAAGATTGCAATCGTGTCTGTGTTGTGCGTCCTGCTCGCCACGTCCGTCGCGCTCGCGGCAGAGACGAAGCAGGCCAAGGCATCCTGGACCGGCACCATCCAGGTGACGGGCAAGCACTCCGAGGCCGAGCTCGCCAAGATGGCCAAAGTGTCGATGGCGGATGCCGAGAAGACGGCGCTTGCGGCCATCGAGGCGAAGGACGCGGACAAGAAGGTGACTAACCGTGAACTCGAAGTCGAGCACGGCTACCTCATCTACTCTTTCGACATCAAGGTCACTGGGAAGAAGGGAATCGAAGAGGTCAACGTGGATGCCGGTGACGGGAAGGTCCTTGCGCGCGAGCACGAGACGTCGAAGGGGGAGGCGAAGGAGAAGCGGGAAGAAAAGGCGAAGTAG